In the genome of Cryptomeria japonica chromosome 8, Sugi_1.0, whole genome shotgun sequence, one region contains:
- the LOC131028604 gene encoding uncharacterized protein LOC131028604: protein MKFLTWNVRGCNAPDKHLMRKRGFDQVKPEVTCIQETKLGSEEVARILGVRQRWSSFFVDVEGASVGLGILWNPQLVKVEAVSSFRYWQMEKVSSQTINFSGFLINVYGPIKSADKYHLWDEITKTLEEIKPDITIIMGYFNDTLSHSDKRGGVRRMCRIQIYFQTFVDSNALFEVAAKGGNFTWTNRCLGFSNIVEKLDRFFLAREWNLAPLIFEVEVLAISDSSHFPVSLVLQKDGVPLRCPFKVEKMWLRE, encoded by the coding sequence ATGAAGTTCCtaacatggaatgtcaggggctgcaatgcccctgacaagcaTCTCATGAGAAAAAGAGGATTTGATCAGGTGAAACCAGAGGTAACTTGCATTCAGGAAACAAAGTTAGGTAGTGAAGAGGTAGCTAGGATACTTGGTGTTAGACAAAGGTGGTCTAGTTTTTTTGTTGATGTGGAGGGGGCTTCAGTTGGCCTGGGAATCTTGTGGAACCCCCAATTAGTGAAAGTGGAAGCAGTCTCAAGCTTTAGATACTGGCAAATGGAAAAGGTAAGCTCACAGACTATTAATTTCTCGGGTTTCTTAATCAATGTTTATGGCCCTATTAAATCAGCAGATAAGTACCATCTCTGGGACGAAATTACCAAGACTCTAGAGGAAATTAAGCCAGACATAACAATTATAATGGGGTATTTCAATGACACCCTTTCCCACTCGGACAAGCGAGGAGGGGTGAGAAGGATGTGCAGGATCCAAATATATTTTCAGACCTTTGTGGATTCTAATGCTTTGTTTGAAGTGGCTGCTAAAGGTGGGAACTTCACATGGACTAATAGGTGTTTGGGTTTCTCTAACATAGtagagaaactagataggttctttttgGCAAGGGAATGGAACCTGGCTCCACTTATTTTTGAGGTGGAAGTTTTGGCAATCTCTGACTCGAGTCATTTCCCGGTCTCACTAGTTTTGCAGAAGGATGGAGTTCCACTCAGATGCCCTTTTAAGGTGGAAAAGATGTGGTTAAGGGAGTAG